A genomic segment from Aspergillus chevalieri M1 DNA, chromosome 7, nearly complete sequence encodes:
- a CDS encoding OTU family ubiquitin thioesterase (COG:O;~EggNog:ENOG410PI7S;~InterPro:IPR042467,IPR003323,IPR042468,IPR019400, IPR038765;~MEROPS:MER0029066;~PFAM:PF10275), whose amino-acid sequence MSLSDVSFAHFLPYNHNHYFPDYHGLSAANSIYQDRTFHSPAPVLSHGGSSHFSASVKNRSAAKSSFNMNTLSTEEMERFQKLSNEFEPDVQGPLVSTKQSTQAIAMDYANADPTLATKTSTLALTHPTSRIMKGDGNCGWRAVAFGYFENLFALRDLVLIQNELVRIKSLSSLLDQVGHQDYLYEIFVDATEQVFTQLIQVIRDGVRDDSFLVDTFNVEYSSNAILTHFRLLTGAWMKLNPQRYQAFVPMPLDQYCATRIETVKSEIDEVGLQALVDGVIERSGFAVEILYLDRSQGDAVTPHLLTTNQASIETIRLLYRPGHYDLLYRPEPTVNMEPVVNYQYAMTSNYSPWDQGALSFDVNPTLMSIPNLMMDPAFAMGAPPMSPAPISPPAPSSPYRVSSPQEVYQAQIPTSPPPPVQMPSPPAPRMSAPPSGPPPPMSSLPNRSSDGPQIRLNPLVMKPNLSHSLPITTPFKNSPYNQAHFQNQDFEPIHWEPSDSRK is encoded by the exons ATGTCCTTATCGGATGTTTCGTTCGCCCATTTCCTGCCttacaaccacaaccactacTTTCCGGACTATCACGGCCTATCTGCTGCGAACTCCATCTACCAAGACCGAACCTTTCACTCTCCCGCCCCGGTCCTCTCCCACGGCGGGTCGTCGCACTTCTCCGCTTCTGTCAAGAATCGAAGCGCCGCCAAGTCTTCATTCAACATGAATACATTATCGACCGAGGAGATGGAGCGGTTTCAGAAGCTCTCTAACGAGTTTGAACCAGACGTTCAG GGCCCGCTCGTATCGACAAAACAATCGACTCAGGCAATTGCAATGGATTATGCGAATGCAGACCCTACCCTGGCTACAAAGACTAGT ACACTTGCCCTCACACATCCCACGTCGCGTATCATGAAAGGCGATGGCAATTGCGGTTGGAGAG CGGTCGCATTTGGCTACTTCGAAAATCTCTTTGCCCTTCGCGATTTGGTTTTGATTCAGAATGAGCTCGTGCGGATCAAGTCATTATCCAGCCTCCTCGACCAAGTCGGCCATCAAGACTACCTTTATGAGATCTTTGTCGATGCCACAGAACAAGTCTTCACCCAATTAATTCAGGTCATTCGAGATGGCGTCCGTGACGATTCGTTCCTCGTCGACACGTTCAACGTCGAGTACAGCTCGAACGCAATCCTCACTCACTTTAGA CTTCTTACAGGCGCGTGGATGAAACTGAACCCCCAGCGGTATCAAGCGTTTGTCCCCATGCCGTTGGATCAATACTGCGCAACACGAATCGAGACGGTCAAATCGGAAATCGACGAAGTCGGGCTCCAAGCATTAGTCGATGGTGTCATTGAACGATCCGGGTTCGCCGTTGAGATCCTGTATCTCGACCGCAGCCAGGGCGATGCCGTGACGCCTCACTTGTTGACGACAAACCAGGCCAGCATTGAAACCATTCGACTATTATACCGACC AGGTCACTACGATCTGCTTTACCGTCCCGAACCAACTGTGAATATGGAACCCGTGGTCAACTACCAATACGCAATGACTTCTAACTACTCCCCCTGGGATCAAGGTGCCCTCTCCTTCGACGTCAACCCAACGTTGATGTCAATTCCCAACCTAATGATGGACCCGGCCTTTGCGATGGGTGCGCCCCCGATGTCTCCGGCTCCGATTTCTCCTCCGGCTCCTTCAAGCCCATACCGCGTATCTTCCCCTCAGGAAGTCTACCAAGCTCAAATTCCcacatcaccaccaccaccggttCAAATGCCATCGCCGCCAGCGCCTCGGATGTCTGCTCCTCCGTCAGGCCCTCCGCCGCCGATGAGCAGTTTGCCGAATCGGTCCTCAGATGGGCCTCAAATTCGATTGAATCCGTTGGTGATGAAACCCAATCTCAGTCATTCTCTTCCGATTACTACTCCATTCAAGAA CTCTCCTTACAACCAAGCCCACTTCCAAAACCAAGACTTCGAACCGATCCACTGGGAACCCAGCGACTCCCGCAAATAG